The segment TTCATGAAGCATAAGAACCTCGCTCCCTACTCAGAGTACGTCAAAGCCCGCGGGTTACGCTGGCCTGTCGTACAACAGGGAGACCAGTGGCAGGAAACGAAGTTTCGATTCAGCGAAGAATTTGATCCATTCGTAGAAGAGGGAAAAGGAATCCAATTCTACCACTCCAGCACCCACGACGATCGGGCGCAAATCTGGTTTCACCCCTGGGTTCCCCCGGCAGAAGTTCCCAATGAAGAATACCCCTTCATGCTGACCACCGGACGCGTACTGGAACATTGGCACTCGGGATCGATGACCAGGCGTATTCCGGAGTTGAGCCGCGCCATGCCCGGTGCCTACCTCGAAATACACCCTGACGATGCGGAAGGTTTGCATCTTAATAATGGTGATATCGCCCTCGTGGAATCGCGACGAGGCTCACTCAATATACCTGTCTGGATCAATGGAAGAGCGGCCTGTCCGCCGGGCACTGTTTTTATACCTTTCTTTGATGAAACGATTCTCGTCAACGATTTGACACTGGATGCCTTTGACCCATTCTCGAAACAACCCGACTACAAAAAATCGGCCGTTAAGATTAGTAGGGCTCAGGGGTAATTCATGGAAACGGAACAGATATCGAGAATTCAGATTCTGCTCTCTTTTATTGTCGTAGCCACAGCAATAACAGGTTATTTCACCGGTTTGCAGTCTCCCATGAATCCGGTCACCAATTCGACAGCGCAGTCGCATCACTTCCCTTTGGAAGACTCCTCGCATCCCAAGGGGTTTCGAGTGATTCCCGCGACCAGCTACGCCGCCATGCCCATGGCCAACCTGAGTCGGACGGAAGTCGTCACCGCCAGTCTGTCAAACATTCGGCCTGTCCTGAATCCTGTAGAAGAGATTACCGTCAACATCGCTGAGAAAGATGCAGCCTTGAAACAACGGGACTTCAACCGGGCGTTCAATGGAGCGCCTCCGACAGTCCCTCATCCGGTCGTCGATAACGCCACTCAGTCGTGTATGGCCTGCCATGGGGAAGGGGCCAAAACAACCTCGCTGCGAATCCCTCAGATGTCTCACCAGTTTCTCGCCAACTGTTTGCAATGTCATGTTCAGCAAAAGCCGGAGACCATGGAGCCGACTTTGTTCCGGGAGAATACTTTCGTCGGTCTGCCTGCTCCCGAAGAAGGGCCACGAGCTTTTCCCCTAGCCCCGCCTCAAATCCCTCACCCGACCTGGATGCGGTCAAACTGCATGAGTTGCCATGGCATGACTGGGTTACATGGAATGAGAACGACCCATCCGTGGCGCCATAACTGCATGCAATGCCACGCCCCGTCGGCAGAACTGGACCAGACGAAGTTCCTTTTCTCAACACCACAGTTTCTACCTCCCCCCGCCATTAAAACGAACAAATCATCGGACGGAACAGAAGAAGATAACAATGACTGATTCACCACAGATGTCGCGGCGCGAGTGGTTTCGTCTCTGCCTGCCGAAAGAGAAAACACCCCAGGCGACATCGCCCCCCACTCCCATCGCCCCCTCGGACGAGAACATGGGGCACGACACGCATGCACTACGAGAAGTTCCTCCTCCCGTCAATCATGACGGCATGGACTTATCTGAACTCCCACCGATGCGAGAGGCAATACTCGACGCACCGCAGGTCTCACAACTCTTCGCGGACCTGGGAGCTTTCGCCAGTGACATTCAGTTGATCCAGCGGACTAGCGCCACAGCACGTCCTTCCCTCGCGAAAGCCACATCCGTCGAACAATTGAAACTGGCCCTGCAGTCATTACTTCAACAACAGGTGCAACGGCTTCAAGTGCGCTATCAATGGCAGAACTTCCATTGGATCGACACTCTCGAATCCAAACCCGAAGGATATCGCCTGGTACGAATCCGTCATCAATCGCTTTAAGTGGTCGTAAGTCTCACTGTCGTGACACCTTTGAAGCGTGATGCCTTTGAATTAGGTTCACGGTCCCGAATGCCGAAAAGTCGTCAGAAACTCTGGCTCCGTTTAAATAAACAATGCTTTGGACGGTTTCCCCAGTCGACATACTGTATCTCCTCTCAAGCATCACAGATGGGCAGTTCAATAAGCAATTCCAAGCTCAGGAGAGCTTGCCTTCCAAGTGAACCTTAACAGCACAGGTTTTGTATGAGGGTTGCTTGGAATAGGGATCGAAGACCGCATCCGTGAGGACGTTGGTCTCTTTGTAGTGCATAGGAATAAAGATTTGGCGGGGCCTGACCGCTTGGGTAACGAAGGCTTTGGCCCGTAGTCGACCCCGTTGCGATTTCACGACGATCCAATCGTTTGAGACCACACCAAGTTCACGAGCATCCTGCGGATTGAGTTCGGCATAAATTGATTCTGGATATAGTTTCTTCAGTACTTCCGACTTGCTCGTTCGGGTCTGTGTATGCCACTGCGACGCCGTTCCTCGTCCGGTATTCAGGATGAAGGGATAGGCCGAGCTGGTTGGCTCTGAAAGTGGCTTCGGTTCCTCAAACAGGAATCTCGCGCGGCCATCTTCATGATAAAAACGTCCATCTTCGAACAATCGACGTTGCGATCCGAGTTCGGCCGCATCGGTCGCCGCCGGCCATTGGACTCCATTGAGCCGGTCCAGCATTTTGTAATCTTTGATACCAGTGATGTCGCATGGTTGCCCGATGGATAGTTGTTTCATGGTTTGAAACACGTCTTCCGGAGATTGCCACTTTTCAAACAACTGATCGCAACCCCAGTACTTGCTGATCAACCGGAAAATATTGAAATCGGATAGAGCATTTCCCGGAGCTGTTTTTACTTTCTTAAGTAAACCATAACGTCGCTCAGAGTTGATGAACGTTCCCTCTTTTTCGCCCCAGCCAGCGGCCGGAAGGAAGAGGTCTGCCATCTGTGCCGTTTCGGTAGAGTGGTACATGTCCTGCACGACTAGAAAATCTAAGCGGCTCAAAATGTCCTTGGTCTGACTCTGGTTGATCCAGGAATGAGCCGTATTGGTGCAGATGACCCATAAGCCTTTGATCTCTCCACGCAGGATTCCTTCCATGATCTCGTTGTACGCTTTGCTGTTTTGATCCGGAATCAATTGTGAATCGATCCCCAGGATACCGGCGACTTTTTCGCGATGTTCAGGAACCGTAAAGTCGTGTCCGCCTAACAGGCTGGTTGTATTGCTGTAGAGCCGGGAGCCCATCGCGTTACACTGCCCGGTAATCGAATTGGCTCCGGTTCCTGGTCGTCCAATATTACCCGTCATCAGGGCAAGATTAATGATCGCCTGAGCCGTGCGGACTCCCTGATAACTTTGATTCACGCCCATGGTCCACCAGAAGGAGACTCGCTTACCTTCGTGGATTTTGAGCGCTAGTTGTTTAATATCTCTCTGTGGAATCCCGGTCTCTGTTTCAGCCCGTTCCAAAGTGAATGGTTCAATGAACTCGATGAATTCATGAATGCCATTAGTATGTTCATTCACGAACTCCCAATCGATCCAGTTATTTTGAACCAGTATATTCGCGATGGTGTACAACAACGTCTGATCTGACTTGGGATTTATCGGAAAATGCATGGTCGACTGCATCGCTGTTTCGGTCATGCGTGGATCAAGGACAATGATTTCCGGGCTATGCGGGTTTCGCATTACCCGTTCCCACATGATGGGATGAGCGATGCAGAGATTGCTTCCGACGAGAACAATCGTGTCTGATTCTTCAAAGTCCTGATA is part of the Polystyrenella longa genome and harbors:
- a CDS encoding diheme cytochrome c precursor, whose product is METEQISRIQILLSFIVVATAITGYFTGLQSPMNPVTNSTAQSHHFPLEDSSHPKGFRVIPATSYAAMPMANLSRTEVVTASLSNIRPVLNPVEEITVNIAEKDAALKQRDFNRAFNGAPPTVPHPVVDNATQSCMACHGEGAKTTSLRIPQMSHQFLANCLQCHVQQKPETMEPTLFRENTFVGLPAPEEGPRAFPLAPPQIPHPTWMRSNCMSCHGMTGLHGMRTTHPWRHNCMQCHAPSAELDQTKFLFSTPQFLPPPAIKTNKSSDGTEEDNND
- a CDS encoding molybdopterin oxidoreductase family protein, producing the protein MTLPPESTPTMEPETTSVDPSLLKKVTDTAWSFIRQKEGKLTRELLLEPGGFGLGKVPARLAPDATTTAVCGYCSTGCGLKIHLKNGEAVNLTPNTEYPVNLGMACPKGWEALNVLNAPDRGTTPLLKNAKSGRLEPVDWDIALASFTDRFKAIQEKHGPASVAFLSTGQLPTEEMTYLGSLAKFGMGMLHGDGNTRQCMATAVVAYKQAFGFDAPPYTYQDFEESDTIVLVGSNLCIAHPIMWERVMRNPHSPEIIVLDPRMTETAMQSTMHFPINPKSDQTLLYTIANILVQNNWIDWEFVNEHTNGIHEFIEFIEPFTLERAETETGIPQRDIKQLALKIHEGKRVSFWWTMGVNQSYQGVRTAQAIINLALMTGNIGRPGTGANSITGQCNAMGSRLYSNTTSLLGGHDFTVPEHREKVAGILGIDSQLIPDQNSKAYNEIMEGILRGEIKGLWVICTNTAHSWINQSQTKDILSRLDFLVVQDMYHSTETAQMADLFLPAAGWGEKEGTFINSERRYGLLKKVKTAPGNALSDFNIFRLISKYWGCDQLFEKWQSPEDVFQTMKQLSIGQPCDITGIKDYKMLDRLNGVQWPAATDAAELGSQRRLFEDGRFYHEDGRARFLFEEPKPLSEPTSSAYPFILNTGRGTASQWHTQTRTSKSEVLKKLYPESIYAELNPQDARELGVVSNDWIVVKSQRGRLRAKAFVTQAVRPRQIFIPMHYKETNVLTDAVFDPYSKQPSYKTCAVKVHLEGKLS